From the genome of Pseudomonas migulae:
CGATGAGATCTACTGCCTGGGCGGGATTCAGGCCATCGGGGCGATGGCGCTGGGCACCAAGTCGATTGCTCCGGTCGATATGCTAGTCGGCCCGGGCAACGCTTTTGTCGCCGAGGCCAAACGCCAACTGTTCGGTCGAGTCGGTATCGACCTGTTCGCCGGCCCCACCGAAACGCTGGTGATCGCCGATGAAACGGTCGACGGTGAAATCTGCGCCACGGACCTGCTGGGCCAAGCCGAACACGGTCCGGATTCGCCGGCGATTTTGCTGACGACATCGGAAAAACTGGCGCGCGAGACCATGGCTGAAATCGAACGGCTGCTGCAGATCCTGCCGACCGCAGGTATTGCTCGCCAGGCCTGGGAAAGCTTTGGTGAAGTGATCGTGGCCGAAGACGAACAGGAAATGCTGGCCATCGCCAACGACCTGGCGTTCGAGCACGTCCAAGTCATGACCCATCACCCGGACTTCTTCCTGAAAAACATGCGCAACTACGGCGCGCTGTTCCTCGGCCCGCGCACCAACGTTTCTTACGGCGACAAGGCCATCGGCACCAACCACACCCTGCCGACCAAGAAAGCCGCGCGCTACACCGGTGGCCTGTGGGTCGGCAAGTTCATCAAGACCTGCACCTATCAGAAGGTCACGACCGACGAAGCGTCGGCCCTGATTGGTGAGTACTGCTCACGCCTGTGCGCCCTGGAAGGATTCGCCGGACACGGCGAGCAAGCCAACATCCGTGTCCGTCGCTACGGTCACAAGGATGTGCCGTACGCCGGTATCGCCGAGTAATAACAGTCTGGCTAAAAAGGGCCGCGACACGTGCGCGGCCCAACAACAAAAATCACAGCCACTGCGCAGCCCATCGCTCGCCCCCTCTGCGCTGCAGGCTCAGCCTCGAAGGACATCCCATGAGTGTCATCATCGCCTTGTTGGCGCTGTTCGCCTTAATGCTCGCCGCTTATCGAGGATACAGCGTCATTATCTTCGCGCCTCTCGCTGCACTTGCTGCCGTTTTGCTCACTGATCCCAGCGCGGTAGCCCCGGCGTTCAGTGATATTTTCATGGACAAGATGGTCGGTTTTATAAAGCTCTACTTTCCCGTTTTTTTATTGGGCGCCGTGTTTGGCAAGTTGATCGAGCTGTCCGGCTTTTCCCGCTCGATCGTCAGATCAGTCATTCACGTGCTGGGCGGCAGCCAGGCCATGCTGGTGATTGTTCTGGTTTGCGCGTTGCTCACGTATGGCGGCGTCTCGCTGTTTGTGGTGGTGTTTGCGGTCTATCCCTTTGCGGCGGAAATGTTCCGTCAAAGCAACATTCCCAAGCGACTCATGCCCGCGACCATTGCCCTGGGCGCGTTCACCTTCACCATGGATGCGTTGCCCGGTTCGCCGCAGATCCAGAACATCATCCCGACCACCTTCTTCGGCACCACCTCCTGGGCTGCGCCCTGGCTGGGTGTGCTGGGCTCGTTGTTCGTGTTGATCGGCGGCATGCTGTATCTCGAGCGTCAGCGGCGTAAAGCGCAACGTGCAGGAGAAGGCTACGGCACCGATCTGCGCAATGAGCCGGAAACACCGCAGGACATCGCCCTTCCTCACCCGCTGGTGGCGCTGCTGCCCTTGCTGTTGGTCGGGGTGATGAACCTGGCCTTCACGCACTGGATTCCACACTGGTATGGCAGTGTTTATGACATTGATCTGCCAGGTTTGAAGGCGCCGATCCAGACGCAAGTGTCGAAGATGATCGCCATTTGGTCGGTGCAGGCAGCGTTGCTGGTCGGGATCGTTACCGTCTTCCTGTTCAGCTATCGCACTATCTCTCGCAAACTGGCCGAAGGCAGCCGTACCGCCGTCAGCGGTGCGATGCTTGCCACCCTCAACACCGCCTCGGAATATGGCTTCGGTGCGGTCATTGCCGCGTTGCCCGGCTTCGTCGCTGTCGTTGAAGCTCTGAAGGTCATTCCCAATCCCTTGGTCAATCAGGCCATCACCATCAACTTGCTGGCGGGTATCACCGGGTCGTCATCCGGCGGCATGAGCATTGCGCTCGCCGCCATGTCGGACACCTTCATTGCCTCGGCCAACGCGGCGCACATCCCTCTGGAAGTCATGCATCGCGTTGCGGCAATGGCTGCCGGAGGTATGGATACCTTGCCCCACAACGGCGCCGTCATCACGTTGCTGGCGGTCACCGGATTGACCCACCGTCAGGCCTATAAAGACATTTTCGGCATGACCATTTTCAAGGTGCTGGCGGCGTTTTTCGTGATCGGCGTGTATTACCTGACCGGGATCGTCTGACCGGATTCGAGCGTGCGCAAAAAAAAAACGGCAACCCCGGGGTTGCCGTTTTTTTTATTGAATTGTTATTTCAATTCTCAAATCTTGTGCCCGGCCACAGCGTTCTCTGCCATCAACCCAGTGCTTATCCTGAACCCGCAAACAACATCACAGCGTCCCCAGAGGCGCCTGAATGAGGGTTTCAAGATGACCGAAGCAATCCCCCGGAAAAAACTGGTAGAGGCCGCACCCCATGCCTCGTTCAATCTTGACGAGATCGTCAAGACCTTCCCCGAAACCGCCGAAACCCTGCTGGTCGACACCCGTCTGACCGACGAAGACGAGGCCAGTGCACGCGTCTTCCGGGTCTATCACCCGACGCCCGCGCACTATCACGCCACCTGTGACGAATACCTGATTGTGCTGTCCGGGCGCGCAACCTTTTTCATGGGTGACCGTGAAGAGTTCGAGGTCGGTCCGGGCGAGATGCTGTTCTTCAAGAAGTTCACCATCCACGGCATGCCGAAGATTCTCGAACACCCGCTGTTCATGGTGTCGGTGGACACTCCGCGTCGCGATCCAAGCGACATCATTTTTGTCGATCCTTCCAGCGGCACCGCCGAATCGTTCGTGCAGGCAAAGCCATGAGCAGCAACGCGCTGGAGATTTTCGCGACCTTTCCAGTCGAGCGTCCCGGCAATCCAACCGTGATGCCGGACGGGCGCGTGCTGGTGTCGGTTTCGGCCATTATCGCGCCGGCGATCTCGGTGCGCGCCGTGTCCGAAAACGGCGAGCATTCCGCCTACCCCAATGAGGTGTGGGCCGGCAAACCCGGCGCTGACGGTCGCGGCATGTCCGCCGTGATCGGCATCCGCAATGACCCCGAAGGAATCGTCTGGATCCTCGACATGGGCGGCCCGCAGCAACAGCCCCGGCTCATCGCCTGGAATGACCGCGAGCAATGCCTGCACCGCCTGATCGTGCTGCCGCAGAACGTGCTTCGGCCCAGTTCCTTCACCCAGGACTTCGTCATCGACTGGCGCCGCCAGCGCATTTACATCGCCGACATGACGATGAATACCAGCGGTGCCAGCGACTATCCGGCCATCGTCGTGGTCGACCTGAACAGCGGTCTTTCGTGGCGTTCACTGGAGTGCTACCCAGGCCTGATGCCTGGCGATGTGCCGCTGATGGTCGCCGGCAAACCGTTGTCGCTACGCCCACCGGACGGCGAGGTCATTCCTTACCGCTACGGCCTCAATCCGATCGCGATCGACCCGTTGGGTCGCTGGGTTTACTTCGGCTCGATGTCCGCGCGCAAGGTCTACCGGGTCGCCACCGAAATCCTTGCGCAACCTGCCGGTAATGCACCGTTGAGCGAGGTGGTGGAATACTGGTGCGAAAAGCCGCATTGCGACGGGTTTGATGTCGATGCACAAGGCAACGTTTACGTGACGGACATCGCCAACAATGCGATCGGGCTCGCGTCTCCCGCTGGCTACCGCCTCCTGGCCCAGGACGACCGATTGCTCGCCTGGCCGGACGGCGTCGAGCTCGATGCGCAGGGAAAATGGTTGTACATCACGGCGAACCAGTTGCACCGACACCCACTCCTCAATGCCGGTGAAGACGACAGCCTGCCGCCCTTCCATGTTCTGCGTTTGCGGGTGGATGCGCCGATGGGGTTGAGCGAAGCACCATGAGCCCTACGCGTATTGCACTGTTACTGCTGATGACGGCCAGCACGATAGCCCTGACCCTGGCGGGAGGCAGCGCGAGTATCGGCGTGTGGATCTACGTCGTGGTGGTCATCGCCGCTATAACGCTCTCGCGTGCCCGCCCAGACGGTTGGCCCGGGCGGCTGTTCG
Proteins encoded in this window:
- a CDS encoding major royal jelly family protein, which encodes MSSNALEIFATFPVERPGNPTVMPDGRVLVSVSAIIAPAISVRAVSENGEHSAYPNEVWAGKPGADGRGMSAVIGIRNDPEGIVWILDMGGPQQQPRLIAWNDREQCLHRLIVLPQNVLRPSSFTQDFVIDWRRQRIYIADMTMNTSGASDYPAIVVVDLNSGLSWRSLECYPGLMPGDVPLMVAGKPLSLRPPDGEVIPYRYGLNPIAIDPLGRWVYFGSMSARKVYRVATEILAQPAGNAPLSEVVEYWCEKPHCDGFDVDAQGNVYVTDIANNAIGLASPAGYRLLAQDDRLLAWPDGVELDAQGKWLYITANQLHRHPLLNAGEDDSLPPFHVLRLRVDAPMGLSEAP
- a CDS encoding GntP family permease translates to MSVIIALLALFALMLAAYRGYSVIIFAPLAALAAVLLTDPSAVAPAFSDIFMDKMVGFIKLYFPVFLLGAVFGKLIELSGFSRSIVRSVIHVLGGSQAMLVIVLVCALLTYGGVSLFVVVFAVYPFAAEMFRQSNIPKRLMPATIALGAFTFTMDALPGSPQIQNIIPTTFFGTTSWAAPWLGVLGSLFVLIGGMLYLERQRRKAQRAGEGYGTDLRNEPETPQDIALPHPLVALLPLLLVGVMNLAFTHWIPHWYGSVYDIDLPGLKAPIQTQVSKMIAIWSVQAALLVGIVTVFLFSYRTISRKLAEGSRTAVSGAMLATLNTASEYGFGAVIAALPGFVAVVEALKVIPNPLVNQAITINLLAGITGSSSGGMSIALAAMSDTFIASANAAHIPLEVMHRVAAMAAGGMDTLPHNGAVITLLAVTGLTHRQAYKDIFGMTIFKVLAAFFVIGVYYLTGIV
- the hisD gene encoding histidinol dehydrogenase, whose translation is MATWLKKGAEASVIKSAAREVRDTVEKTLADIEERGDAAIRDLSIRFDNLDREDYRLTSAEIDACMAQLTKRDISDIEFAQTQVRNFAQHQRNSLSDLEVETLPGVILGHKNIPVNAAGCYVPGGKYPLLASAHMSVITAKVAGVPRIITCAPPFHGKPAPAIVAAQHMAGADEIYCLGGIQAIGAMALGTKSIAPVDMLVGPGNAFVAEAKRQLFGRVGIDLFAGPTETLVIADETVDGEICATDLLGQAEHGPDSPAILLTTSEKLARETMAEIERLLQILPTAGIARQAWESFGEVIVAEDEQEMLAIANDLAFEHVQVMTHHPDFFLKNMRNYGALFLGPRTNVSYGDKAIGTNHTLPTKKAARYTGGLWVGKFIKTCTYQKVTTDEASALIGEYCSRLCALEGFAGHGEQANIRVRRYGHKDVPYAGIAE
- a CDS encoding cupin domain-containing protein — its product is MTEAIPRKKLVEAAPHASFNLDEIVKTFPETAETLLVDTRLTDEDEASARVFRVYHPTPAHYHATCDEYLIVLSGRATFFMGDREEFEVGPGEMLFFKKFTIHGMPKILEHPLFMVSVDTPRRDPSDIIFVDPSSGTAESFVQAKP